The segment CGGACGAGGAGATCGCGCGTCGGGCCGAAGCCGAGCAGCGGATCCTCCTGACTCGGGATCGCGCCCTCGCCGATCGCGTCGCGCCGTCGGTTCTCCTCCGCACCGTGGCCGTCGCCGAGCAGTGGGCGGAGGTGCGACGCGCTCGGGCGGACCTGCCCGCCGAGGTCTCCTTCGAGCGCTGCACCCTCTGCAACGGCCCGCTCCGTCCGGCGCCCCGCCCGTCGGGGCACGATGCGTCGGGGTCGCAGGAGGAGCCGGGGGATCGCCCGATCTTCGAATGCATCGTCTGCGCCCATCGCTACTGGGAAGGCTCGCACACGCGTCGCGTGCGCGAGGCGGTGCGCCGCTGGGCGCTCGGGGCTCTGGGATGATCCCGATCGTCGTCGAGATCTCCGGCGAGGCGCCGGAGCTCGCCGCGGCGGAGGCCGTCGCGGCCGCCGAGGTGCTGGGGGGGCGCGCGACCCCCGGCATGAGAGAGGAACGTGAGGGGCTCGTCGCGGTCGACGTTCCGGATCGGGCGGCCGCGAGCTCGCTCGCGGCGCGACTGGGGCTCGCGCGACGGGTCCTCGCACCGCTCGGCAGAGCCGGCGAGGTCGTCGACCGCCTGCGGGAGGAGGGCCGGACGGGTCGCTCGGCCGCCGTGCGCCGACTCGGTCGACCCTCCTCCGGGGAGCGCGATGCCGGCGTCCGGTGCGCCGGGGCGGCCTACGTGGACGGGGGCGGGAGGATCGATCTCGAGGCCCCGGCGCGCCGGTTCTGGCTCGCGGCGCCCGACGCGCTCGGCGACCGCCTCTTCGAGGAGGTCGGAGCCGTGGACCGCCGGTCGACCGGTGCGCGGCGCATGACGTCGCTGCCGTTCCAGCGGCCGGTCTCGCTCGCCCCCCGGTTCGCACGGGCGCTCGCGAACCTCGCCCGGGTCCGCTCCGGTGACCGGGTCGTCGACCCGTTCGTCGGCACCGGAGCGCTCCTCGCCGAGGCAGCCCTGCTCGGAGCCCGGATCTTCGGCTGCGACCGGGACCCCCAGATGGTGCGCGGGGCGCTGCGCAACTTCAGCCACCTCGGGGTGAGTGCCGAGGCGCTCGCGGTCGGCGACGCGGGCCGCGTGGAGCTCGGCGCGCCGGGGGCCTCGTTCGACGCTCTGCTGACCGATCCCCCGTACGGCCGCTCGTCCAGCACGGGGGGCGAGGGCGATGCGGTGATCGAACGCGTGCTGCCACGCTGGGCCGACCGCGTGCGTCCCGGCGGCCGGGTCGTGGTCGTGGTGCCCCGGCCGATCGCCCCGCCGGGGCCGGGCTGGGAGAGCCGTCTCGCCGTGCCGGTCCGGGTCCACCGGAGCCTGACCCGGGAGTTCCGCGTCTTCGAGCGGAGCGGCCCTACGGCCAGGCCAGCGTGAAGGTCGTGCTCGCCGAGCCGCCGCCCGCGGGCGCGCAGAACTCCGAGACGGTCCAGTCGATCAGGGCGCCGACCGCCCGCTCGCTGTTGGAGAAGGTGACGCTGACGACGCCCGAGTTCGGCCGACCCGTGCCGTTGAGCGCGAAGTAGTCCGCGCTGGGGAGCGAGACCGAGCCGCCGCCCAGCGTCACAGTGCGGCCGCTCGGCAGATGGAATACCCAGGTCGAGTTGGCCGCCCAGGCCGAGAGCGCGGCGCCCGTGAGGTAGGTCGGCGCGCTCGCGTTGCCCACCGAGACGTTCGCGACCGAGGTCGCGACCACGAAGCCGTGCTCGATCGGGTCCTGGTTGACCACGAGGAGCGACAGGTTCGCCGCGACCGCCGCGCCGGCCGGCGGCGTCGGGTAGGTCGTCGATGGGGTCTGGAGCGCGATCAGTCCCGGGGGCGTCGCGATCGGCGTGAGGACGAAGCCGGAGATGAGGACCCCCGCGACGAACGCGCCGAGCGCGTAGCGCTTCCAGTCGAGCGGGCTCAGGTCGTTGAGCGGCGGAGGGTGTCGGGCACCGAGGACGAGGATCAGGATCCCGAAGAACAGCCAGCCGGCGTAGTAGAGCAGCCCGATCCCGAACAGCAGCGCGACGACCGCGTAGCTCACGTAGCGGGAGCGGTCGCCGAAGAGCGCGCGGAAGACGTGCCCGCCATCGAGCTGCCCCGCGGGCAACAGGTTGATCGCGGTGACGAGCAGACCGACCCACCCCGCGAGCGCGAGGGGCGACAGGCTCACCACCGACGGGGGAAAGAACAGCGACAGCGCGTACCAGAACAGCGGCGTGCCGATCAGCAGGTTGCCGTAGCTGACGCCCAGGATCGATGGCCCGCAGTAGGTGAGCGGGAGCACGGGGGCGTGGATGCTCAGGTACAGCCCGGCGAGGGCGATCGGGATCGAGGCGGCGAACCCCGCGATCGGACCGGCCGCTCCGATGTCGAAGAGGGCCTTCTTGTCCGGGAACGGCTCGCGGATGCTGATGAACGCGCCGAATGTCCCGAACAGGAACGGCGGCGGGACCGGGATGAAGTACGGCAGCGACGCCTCGACATGATGGCGCCGCGCGACCAGGTAGTGCGCGAGCTCGTGGACCCCCAGGATCGTCATCACGGGCAGGCCGAAGAAGAGCGAGCCCCAGGCGAGGTCGCTCCAGCCCAGCGCGCTCCCCCCGACGTAGGCCAGCCAGATCAGCGAGCCGGCGAACGTCGTGGTCGCGATCGTGCCCGCGAGCAGAACGATGTTGACCCACCCCTGGAACGGGCGGATCGTCGGGCGGCGCACGACCTCGACGAACTCCTCACCCCCCTGGCGCCGGAGGATCGGGACGTAGCGCCGGGTCCACAGCTCCTGGCGCAGCGCGTCGAATCTCGCTTCGAGCGTGGCCGGGTCCACGTGGACGGCGAAGACGACGGACTGCGGCCCGAGTCGCGTCTCGTAGACCGGGAGGTACGTGCTCACGAGGGCCCGCAGGCGATCGAGCTCGCTGGCCGCACCCGAGCTGGGCAGCGGCCCGGCGGGAGCGCTCACGCCCCTAGTCCCCGGGGCCGCTCGCCGGCTTGCGCGCGCGGCGGGCCCGTTCCTTCGCGCTGTAGCCCGTGGCCTCTTCCAGGAACCGGTTGTAGCGGGCGATCGTCTCGCGGGCGACCGCCTCGGGCACCTTCGGGTTCATCGAGAGATCGATCTGGAGCTCGCGGCCTTCCCCGCGGGCCGTGAGCCGCTCGATCGCTCCCCAGCGAGCGGTGACCGAGTCCCCGTCGGCGACGACGCCCTCGAAGTGCGCTTGGAGGATGCCGGCGAGCGAGGTGCCCTCGAGGTTGCGCCGATGCGTCGCCCGGACGGGATAGCGCTGCACGCTCGCACCGCGAACGGCTCGCTCGTTAAAGCTTCGTCCCAGCGCGCGGCGCCCGAGGACGCTCTACACGGTCTCGATTTCGAAGCGGAGCCGATACCCGCGCAGGCGCCGGGTGACCTCGTCGCACAGGTCGAGGATCTGCTCGCGGGTGGCCCCGCCCTGCCAGTCGTAGACGAAGTCGTAGTTGCCCTGCGTCGGCTGGAAGCCGGCGGTCAACAGGCGCCCCGCGATCTCCGACGGCTTGGCCCCCTCGCTGTCGAAGGTCACGCGCAGGTACGTCTCCACGGTGGCGGCCAGCGCGGGGGCAGGCTTAAGCGGTTCGCGCGACGCGCCCCGTGCGGCCACCCCGAGCCGACGCCGGGGGCCGAACCAGGCGCGCGACGGCCCTTTGCAGCTCGGCGGGCGTGCGCGCGCGGACGACCACGGGGGCGAGGCGCACGCGCCGGCTGGCGAGGCGCAGCCGAACCCGCGACGATCCCGACCGGGTGATCCGCAGTCGGAGCTCGGGGGCCGCGGACCCCCGTGCGACGCGGGGTCCGACGAACACGGCGCGGCGGAAGGCGCGACGTAGCCCCTCCTCGGCCGCGTGCCGGTCGTCCGGCCGTCGCGCGTCGACGGCCACGCGGATCCGAGCGCGGCGACGGCCGTTCCGATCGATCTCGTCCGCGCGGATGCGGCGGGAACTGATCGGTTCGAGATCGTCGGCGAGCGCGAGGGGCACCACCCGGATCGGCACCGCGCCGCGTCCCCGTCGGCGTCGCTCGGCGTTGACGGCCCGCCCACCCTGGAGCGTGTCCGCCGACACCACGAGCGCGGCGACCCCGTCGTCGATCGAGCCGCCGAACCGATCCGAGATCGGACGGATCTCCCAGCGCGCGCGCGGATAGCGCGCCGCGAGCCACCGGGCGAGCGCCCGACGCCGGACCGGGTACGGTTGCACACCCTCCGCCGTTGGCTTCGGGTGGGCGGTGAGGTAGGCCGGGGTCGTCAGGCCGATGGCGACGCGGGCCCCCGTGCGGAACGCCGTCGCGAGGAGGGCCTCGTGCCCGGCGTGCAGGTGGTCGAACGTGCCGCCGAGCACGACCCGGCCCGCGACGGTCACCGCGCTCCTCTCCCGCCTAATGGTACGTGACGAGGAAGACGATCAGGATGAGCGCCATCGCGCCGTAGAGGACGTACGTGTACATCTGCCGCGTCCGGAGCTGCGCCGCCCGCTTCGCCCGGCAGGCCTTGCTGCAGACCTCCTCGTCGGGGTCGCAGACCTTCCCGCAGACCTTGCAGTGGCGATGGTCGTCCTCGGGCACGATGACCGGACGAGGGGGGCCGGGCGCTTAGCGTTGACCGGCGCGGCGGCGGCGCGCTAGGGGGCGCGGCGCGCGCGCCGCCGCTCGACCGGCTCGGGCTCGACCGTCTCCTCGCGGCCCTCGCTCGGGTCGAGCGGGTTCACCGGGTCGTCGAGCTCCGCGAAGCCGGCCCGCGCGCGGGCGATGCCGCGCGCGTCGCCGTCCGCGGCGGCCGCCGCGGCGCGGCTCGCGCGGCGCATCGACCGCGCGGCGGCATCCGAGGTCGGCGCGTCGAGGTCGTCGTCCGCCGCCGCCATCTGGCGCATGAAGTTGAGCCAGATCCGGCCCTGGTTGGCGATCGCGCTCTCCATGCGATCGCGCAGCTCGGTCGTCTGCTCGAGGAGCTCGCCCTCGAGCCGCCGCAGTTCGCGGCCATACTCCCGCCGGAACTCTTTCAGCCTCAGCTCGGCGTTCTGCGAGAGGCCCCCGCCCTTCTGCAGCTCGTCGACCTTCAGCCAGGTGTTGCGCACGAGCGGCACCATCCGCTCGCTCATGACGCCGAGCCGGCGGTCGAGCTCCTCGAGGTCGCGCCGCACGCTCTGCTCGACGTCGGCGATCGTCGTCTCCCGCTCGGCGAGCTGCCGCTCGAGCGTCTCGAGCCGGCCCGTCGCCGTCTCCTGCTGGGTCTTCAGGCGGGTCGCGACCTCGCTGAGGCGGGTGTCGATCGCCTTGAGCTCGTCTTTGCGCAGCGCCGCGATCGCGGCGCCGACCCGCTCGGTGACGGCGACCTCGAAGCCCGAGGAGTCGATCGTGCGCGCGAGCGCCTGGTCGACCTCGGTCTTGAAGCGGGCGAGCAGCTCGACGTAGGTGTCGCGGCCCTGGTCCTTCTCCTCGCGCAGCCGCTGGTCGATGTACGACTGCAGGCGGACCTGCAGGCCGGCGGTCGACTGGGTCTGGGCCTCGACCGCGCGCGCGATACGCGCCTCCATCTCGACGCCGAGCCGGCGCTCGATCTGGGCGATCTGCTCCTTGCCGCCGGCGGCATCCTTCTCGCGGGCGGCCCCGAGGGCCGTGACCGCTGCCCCGTGCTTGGTCTCGAGGTCCCGGATCCGGCCGTCGACGAGCAGGCCGAGCCGCTGCTCGAACTCCCGCAGTTCCCGCACGCGCTTCGCGTCGAGCTCCGCGAGCCGCTCGCGCAGGAGATCGTGCACCCGCGCCTCGATCTGCTCGCGCAGCGCCGTGCCCTGCTCCTTCGCCTCCTGGACCTGGATCTCCATCTGGGCCACGAGGGCGGCCCGCAGCTCCTCCTCGCTGTGCGCGGAGCGCAGCCGCAGCTCCTCGACCGACCGCGCGATCTCGCTCCGCAGGAGCGCGACCGCCTGGTCGGCGGACTCCGAGGAGAGCCGGCGGGCCCGCTCGCCCAGCTCGGTGAGCTGGGGTTCGAGCGAGCGACGCACCATCTGGGCGATCTCCTCGGGCGGGGGGCTCGGGGTGACCACGGGCCGCGCCTCGACCGCGGCGAGACGGGAGGCGAGGTCGACCCGCACCGCCGCCAGCGCGCGGGTCTGGGCGTCGCTCGCCTCGCGCAGGCGACGGTCGAGCGTGGCGGTCGCCTTCGCGTCGGCGTCGAGCGACAGCGCGGTGAGCCGAGTGTCGAGCGACTTCGGGTCGGGCGGCGGCGGGATCGTCGCCGCGAGCTCGCGGTAGCGTTGGTCGACGTAGCCGCGCAGCCGCGACTCGGCGTCCAGCGATAGCGGTGCGGCCGCCGCCCCCGCCTTCGCCGGGACGGGGGGGACGGGCGTGGGCGCGAGCGCCGGCGAAGGGGCGGCCGCGGCCGGCGGGGCGGCGGCCGCTGGCGGCAACGGATCCGGAGCGCGGGCGGGCGACGGGGGGAGGGCGCCGGCGGGCAGCGTCGACGGATCGTCGCTGACCGAGACGGGCACCGCGATCGGGCCGGACGGTGGCATCGCCACTTCGGGCGGGCGCTGGAGCCACGGGGGGAGCTGGGCGGCCGCCGGCATCGGGGCGGGATCGAGACTCGCGGGGGCCGGTGCGTCCAGCGCCACCGGGCCGGCGGCCTCGGGGGCGGGGCGCGCCTGGAGGTACTGGCTGGCCCGCTTCGCGGCCTCGCCGCTCATCGGGATCGCGCGGCCCTTCGGGCGCGCGAGCAGGATCGCCGCGCTCTCCATCGCCGTGCCGATCCGCCACATCTCCTTGCGGCGGTCGCGGCCCGCCTGGTGGTCGGCGTCCTCGAGGTGGTCCTTGAGTCGCGCCGCCTCCACGATGTCGACGCGCCGGCTCACCTCGCCGACCTTCTCCTCGGCGTGATCGCGCACGTACTGCAGGACGAGCGGCAGCGGGTCCTTGCCCTTGGGCGGCGGCGGCTTGGTGAGGTCGCGCAGCGAGACCGGGGCGGCCTCCCAGGTCTGGATCCGCTTCTGGTGGCGATCACCCTGGGCCTCCCGCTCGGGCACGCGCATCAGCGCGAGCGCGAGCGGCAGCTGCTCGGCGAACTCGTGCAGGTTCACCTTGCCCTCGGGCAGGAAGTACGGGAAGACGAGGAAGGCGCCGAGCGCGATCAGGGAGGTCGGCAGGTAGCGGATCAGCTCGGTCACCGCGTCGATCGCCGCCGGCCACTGCTCGGCCGCCACGATCACGACCGGCTC is part of the Thermoplasmata archaeon genome and harbors:
- a CDS encoding pantetheine-phosphate adenylyltransferase gives rise to the protein MTVAGRVVLGGTFDHLHAGHEALLATAFRTGARVAIGLTTPAYLTAHPKPTAEGVQPYPVRRRALARWLAARYPRARWEIRPISDRFGGSIDDGVAALVVSADTLQGGRAVNAERRRRGRGAVPIRVVPLALADDLEPISSRRIRADEIDRNGRRRARIRVAVDARRPDDRHAAEEGLRRAFRRAVFVGPRVARGSAAPELRLRITRSGSSRVRLRLASRRVRLAPVVVRARTPAELQRAVARLVRPPASARGGRTGRVARTA
- a CDS encoding DUF2116 family Zn-ribbon domain-containing protein encodes the protein MPEDDHRHCKVCGKVCDPDEEVCSKACRAKRAAQLRTRQMYTYVLYGAMALILIVFLVTYH
- a CDS encoding DUF5611 family protein — encoded protein: MQRYPVRATHRRNLEGTSLAGILQAHFEGVVADGDSVTARWGAIERLTARGEGRELQIDLSMNPKVPEAVARETIARYNRFLEEATGYSAKERARRARKPASGPGD
- a CDS encoding site-2 protease family protein — protein: MSAPAGPLPSSGAASELDRLRALVSTYLPVYETRLGPQSVVFAVHVDPATLEARFDALRQELWTRRYVPILRRQGGEEFVEVVRRPTIRPFQGWVNIVLLAGTIATTTFAGSLIWLAYVGGSALGWSDLAWGSLFFGLPVMTILGVHELAHYLVARRHHVEASLPYFIPVPPPFLFGTFGAFISIREPFPDKKALFDIGAAGPIAGFAASIPIALAGLYLSIHAPVLPLTYCGPSILGVSYGNLLIGTPLFWYALSLFFPPSVVSLSPLALAGWVGLLVTAINLLPAGQLDGGHVFRALFGDRSRYVSYAVVALLFGIGLLYYAGWLFFGILILVLGARHPPPLNDLSPLDWKRYALGAFVAGVLISGFVLTPIATPPGLIALQTPSTTYPTPPAGAAVAANLSLLVVNQDPIEHGFVVATSVANVSVGNASAPTYLTGAALSAWAANSTWVFHLPSGRTVTLGGGSVSLPSADYFALNGTGRPNSGVVSVTFSNSERAVGALIDWTVSEFCAPAGGGSASTTFTLAWP
- a CDS encoding DNA methyltransferase → MIPIVVEISGEAPELAAAEAVAAAEVLGGRATPGMREEREGLVAVDVPDRAAASSLAARLGLARRVLAPLGRAGEVVDRLREEGRTGRSAAVRRLGRPSSGERDAGVRCAGAAYVDGGGRIDLEAPARRFWLAAPDALGDRLFEEVGAVDRRSTGARRMTSLPFQRPVSLAPRFARALANLARVRSGDRVVDPFVGTGALLAEAALLGARIFGCDRDPQMVRGALRNFSHLGVSAEALAVGDAGRVELGAPGASFDALLTDPPYGRSSSTGGEGDAVIERVLPRWADRVRPGGRVVVVVPRPIAPPGPGWESRLAVPVRVHRSLTREFRVFERSGPTARPA
- a CDS encoding DUF5615 family PIN-like protein, whose protein sequence is MTPPRFLADEMLGRLARYLRMTGCDTVYVRGWSDEEIARRAEAEQRILLTRDRALADRVAPSVLLRTVAVAEQWAEVRRARADLPAEVSFERCTLCNGPLRPAPRPSGHDASGSQEEPGDRPIFECIVCAHRYWEGSHTRRVREAVRRWALGALG